From Rutidosis leptorrhynchoides isolate AG116_Rl617_1_P2 chromosome 3, CSIRO_AGI_Rlap_v1, whole genome shotgun sequence, a single genomic window includes:
- the LOC139899546 gene encoding sodium/hydrogen exchanger 6: MDELQISPAEPTHGGGSPGNDQQAAGVGILLQIMMLVLSFILGHVLRRHKFYYLPEASASLLIGLIVGGLANISNTETSIRAWFNFHEEFFFLFLLPPIIFQSGFSLAPKPFFSNFGAIVTFAILGTFIAAIVTGLLVYLGGLMYLMYRLPLVECLMFGALISATDPVTVLSIFQELGTDMNLYALVFGESVLNDAMAISLYRTMSLVKNNSSGHNVFMIIVRFLETFVGSMSAGVGVGFTSALLFKYAGLDIDNLQNLECCLFVLFPYFSYMLAEGLGLSGIVSILFTGMVMKHYSFSNLSENSQKFVAAFFHLISSLAETFVFIYMGFDIAMEQHSWSHVGFIFFSIIIIGLARAANVFSCAYLLNLVRPAQRQIPKTHQKALWYSGLRGAMAFALALQSLHDLPEGHGQTIFTATTAIVVLTVLLIGGSTGTMLEALQVVGDTHEVHLDHLSDTFEANNNGYVAPYDEEESSSSSGNRLKMRLKEFHRSAVSFRALDRNYLTPFFTTQTGDRDDTDDAHAEDSLLRSRREGFH, from the exons ATGGATGAGTTGCAAATATCTCCTGCTGAACCGACACATGGTGGGGGGAGCCCCGGCAATGATCAACAAGCGGCTGGTGTTGGTATTCTTCTTCAAATTATGATGCTTGTTCTTTCATTCATTCTTGGCCATGTTTTACGTCGTCATAAATTTTATTATCTTCCTGAAGCAAGTGCCTCCCTTCTTATTG GGCTAATTGTTGGTGGACTTGCAAATATCTCAAATACTGAAACTAGTATCAGGGCCTGGTTCAATTTCCATGAGGAGTTCTTCTTCCTTTTTCTGTTACCTCCCATCATATT CCAATCAGGATTCAGTTTAGCACCT AAACCATTCTTTTCAAACTTTGGAGCGATTGTAACATTTGCTATATTGGGAACATTTATTGCTGCAATCGTTACTGGTCTCTTGGT GTACCTTGGCGGTTTAATGTATCTCATGTACCGTCTTCCATTGGTTGAGTGTCTCATGTTTGGTGCCCTTATTTCTGCAACCGATCCTGTCACCGTTCTCTCCATTTTTCAG GAGCTTGGGACTGACATGAATCTCTATGCATTGGTTTTTGGTGAATCGGTTTTAAATGATGCT ATGGCAATTTCTCTTTACAG GACAATGTCATTGGTGAAGAACAATTCTTCTGGACACAATGTCTTCATGATTATCGTCAGGTTTCTTGAGACTTTTGTTGGTTCCATGTCAGCAG GTGTTGGAGTTGGATTTACTTCTGCTTTG CTATTTAAGTATGCAGGTCTTGACATTGATAA TCTGCAAAACTTGGAATGCTGTCTGTTTGTCCTTTTTCCATACTTTTC GTACATGCTGGCAGAAGGGCTTGGTCTGTCTGGTATTGTGTCAATTTTGTTCACCGGAATG GTGATGAAGCATTATTCCTTCTCCAACTTGTCTGAAAACTCTCAGAAATTTGTTGCTGCTTTTTTCCATCTGATATCATCTTTAGCAGAGACATTTGT ATTCATATACATGGGTTTTGACATTGCTATGGAACAGCATAGCTGGTCCCACGTGGGATTCATCTTCTTTTCTATT ATAATTATTGGATTAGCAAG GGCTGCAAATGTGTTTTCTTGTGCATATTTGTTGAACTTGGTTCGACCTGCACAAAGACAAATACCCAAGACACACCAGAAAGCACTTTGGTACAGTG GGCTTAGAGGGGCTATGGCTTTCGCCCTTGCTTTGCAATCACTTCATGATCTCCCAGAAGGACATGGTCAGACTATATTTACTGCAACCACTGCAATTGTTGTGTTAACG GTTCTACTTATTGGAGGGTCAACAGGTACTATGCTAGAAGCTCTACAAGTGGTAGGAGATACCCATGAGGTCCACTTGGATCACTTGAGTGAT ACCTTTGAAGCTAACAACAACGGTTACGTGGCTCCTTATGATGAAGAagagtcatcatcatcatctgggAACAGACTAAAGATGAGACTTAAAGAATTTCATAGAAG TGCGGTATCTTTCAGGGCATTAGATAGGAACTACCTTACCCCATTCTTCACTACTCAAACTGGTGATAGGGATGACACCGATGACGCTCATG CTGAAGATTCTTTACTAAGGTCTAGAAGAGAAGGGTTCCACTAA
- the LOC139899545 gene encoding pentatricopeptide repeat-containing protein At2g13600-like gives MAKYVFGKQPIVNDLHLLNSSPLANLLDLCLKLKSPSNHTLRLHARIIKSRFCKETFILNRLIDVYGKCGLVDDAYKVFGQMPDRNIFSWNAVLSTLTNAGLLDEADKVFRSMPETDQCSWNSMVSGFARHDRFDESVEFFVRMHVQDFVHNQYSYGSALSSCAGLRNMKMGTQIHASVLKSPYQRDVYIGSALIDMYSKCGNVGCAQRVFDGMSQRNVVSWNSLITCYEQNGPAYEALLVFKKMMDFGIEPDEVTLASVISACASLSKLDLGREIHNRVIKFDKLRDDIVICNSLVDLYAKCSRIVEARWIFDTMPVKNIITETSIISGYAKSANIDTARSIFVNMPDRNIVSWNALIAGYTQNGDNETALGLFRKLKRDNVFPTHYTFGNLLSACANLADLRLGQQAHTHVLKHGFRFESGPESDSIFVGNSLIDMYVKCGSVEDGKQVFENMVDRDWVSWNAIIIGLAQNGYGVETVDLFNRMLASGEKPDHVTMIGLLSGCSHAGLVDEGRHYFYSMSKEYGIEPMSDHYACIVDILGRAGCLEEAKKLIETMPMQADAVVWASLLGGCKVHGNIELGKYVAEKLIEIDGDNSGPYVLLSNMYAEMGKWKDVKRVRKLMKQRGVVKQPGCSWIEVEGKVNVFMVKDRRQLGKKKEIYLMLKTLGKAMKSLGGYYVPNAARDLEADEEEECSDTNSLEPQLYN, from the coding sequence ATGGCGAAATATGTATTCGGTAAGCAGCCAATTGTCAACGACCTTCATCTCCTTAACTCTTCACCTTTAGCAAATTTATTAGACTTATGCTTGAAACTAAAATCACCATCTAATCATACACTACGACTTCATGCCCGGATTATTAAATCCAGATTTTGTAAAGAAACATTCATTTTAAACAGATTGATTGATGTGTATGGCAAGTGCGGGCTTGTTGATGATGCATACAAGGTGTTTGGTCAAATGCCTGACAGAAACATATTTTCCTGGAATGCTGTTTTATCTACACTCACGAATGCAGGTCTGTTAGATGAAGCGGATAAAGTTTTTAGGTCTATGCCTGAGACCGACCAGTGCTCATGGAATTCTATGGTGTCAGGTTTTGCTCGACATGATCGGTTTGATGAGTCTGTTGAGTTTTTTGTACGTATGCATGTTCAGGATTTTGTGCATAACCAGTATTCGTATGGTAGTGCTCTTAGTTCGTGTGCGGGCTTGAGAAATATGAAAATGGGTACTCAGATTCATGCTTCTGTTTTGAAGTCTCCTTACCAACGAGACGTTTATATTGGTAGTGCTCTTATAGACATGTATTCGAAATGCGGTAATGTGGGTTGTGCTCAAAGAGTGTTTGATGGAATGAGTCAACGTAATGTAGTTTCTTGGAATAGTTTGATCACATGTTATGAACAAAATGGGCCGGCTTATGAAGCtcttttagtttttaaaaagatgATGGACTTTGGGATTGAACCAGATGAGGTCACCTTAGCGAGCGTCATAAGTGCTTGTGCAAGCTTATCCAAGTTGGATTTGGGTCGGGAAATTCATAACAGGGTTATTAAGTTTGATAAACTAAGGGATGATATTGTCATATGCAACTCGTTGGTTGATTTGTATGCAAAGTGCAGTAGAATAGTTGAAGCAAGATGGATTTTTGATACAATGCCAGTTAAAAATATTATAACGGAGACCTCTATCATTAGTGGTTATGCAAAGTCTGCTAATATTGACACCGCACGTTCTATTTTTGTTAATATGCCGGATAGGAATATAGTTTCGTGGAACGCACTTATAGCTGGCTACACGCAGAATGGAGATAACGAAACCGCATTAGGACTGTTTCGGAAGCTGAAACGTGATAATGTATTTCCAACACATTACACTTTTGGGAATCTTCTTAGTGCGTGTGCAAACCTGGCTGATCTGAGACTAGGGCAGCAGGCTCACACACATGTTTTAAAACACGGATTTAGATTTGAATCCGGACCCGAAAGTGATAGTATATTTGTAGGGAACTCTCTGATAGATATGTATGTTAAATGTGGATCTGTAGAAGATGGAAAACAAGTGTTTGAAAACATGGTTGACAGAGATTGGGTATCATGGAATGCAATCATAATTGGGTTGGCTCAAAACGGTTATGGGGTTGAAACGGTTGATTTATTTAACAGAATGTTGGCATCTGGTGAGAAACCGGATCATGTTACTATGATTGGTCTGCTTTCTGGTTGCAGTCATGCTGGTTTAGTTGACGAGGGTCGTCATTATTTCTACTCGATGAGTAAAGAATATGGAATAGAACCAATGAGTGATCATTACGCGTGTATTGTGGATATACTTGGTCGAGCTGGTTGTCTTGAAGAAGCTAAGAAGTTAATCGAGACAATGCCGATGCAAGCGGATGCTGTTGTATGGGCGTCTTTGCTCGGTGGTTGTAAAGTTCACGGTAACATAGAGTTGGGGAAGTATGTGGCTGAAAAGTTGATAGAAATAGATGGAGATAATTCGGGTCCGTATGTATTGCTTTCGAATATGTACGCTGAAATGGGAAAGTGGAAGGATGTGAAAAGAGTTAGAAAGCTAATGAAGCAACGGGGTGTGGTTAAACAACCGGGTTGTAGTTGGATTGAAGTTGAGGGAAAAGTTAATGTTTTTATGGTGAAAGATAGACGACAGTTAGGTAAAAAGAAAGAAATATATTTGATGTTGAAAACACTTGGTAAAGCTATGAAGTCATTGGGGGGATATTATGTTCCTAATGCTGCTCGAGATTTGGAGGCAGATGAAGAGGAGGAGTGTTCCGATACAAATTCATTGGAACCACAACTCTACAATTAA